Proteins co-encoded in one Malus sylvestris chromosome 9, drMalSylv7.2, whole genome shotgun sequence genomic window:
- the LOC126583440 gene encoding protein CONSERVED ONLY IN THE GREEN LINEAGE 160, chloroplastic-like codes for MAILNSYLSVTSTATPISPDSATPPVPDPRQTKILLPKKKPMKWSTGVAPGDYGGPPTTTKLRKYWGGEDDPLTSDDFIWNREFMDRMKKLIQEPNSSIQSTPVKEKPSGFLSINRVMSLDSLDVDLSKQLTAAPAQPKLEPQVEAPAKSASSTAIKWKLAPTRREQDKWDRATKAATGGSEVMFRELRRSREDPKVVAEQYRKQYFRLKKRLQFLTLGIGGVGLVSAYVSYSPEITASYGVGLLGSIVYMRMLGSSVDSMADGARGLLKGAIGQPRLLVPVVLVMIFNRWNGIVVPQYGFMHLELIPMLVGFFTYKVATFIQAIEEALPAVEKET; via the exons ATGGCGATTCTCAACTCTTATCTCTCAGTGACGTCCACAGCCACACCCATCTCCCCAGACTCAGCAACTCCACCCGTACCCGACCCGAGACAGACCAAGATCCTATTGCCCAAGAAGAAGCCTATGAAATGGTCCACCGGGGTCGCTCCCGGCGATTACGGCGGACCTCCGACCACCACCAAGCTCCGCAAGTACTGGGGCGGCGAGGATGACCCTCTCACCTCTGACGATTTCATTTGGAACAGAGAATTCATGGACCGCATGAAAAAACTCATTCAGGAACCCAATTCTTCCATTCAATCCACTCCTGTCAAG GAGAAGCCTTCCGGGTTTCTCAGCATAAATAGAGTCATGAGCCTTGACAG TTTAGATGTTGATTTGAGCAAACAACTCACTGCTGCTCCTGCCCAGCCCAAGTTAGAACCGCAAGTTGAGGCTCCGGCTAAA AGTGCCAGCAGTACTGCTATCAAATGGAAATTGGCACCAACACGGCGTGAACAAGATAAGTGGGATAGAGCAACTAAGGCTGCAACTGGAGGCAGT GAAGTGATGTTTCGGGAATTAAGGCGTTCTCGGGAGGACCCAAAAGTAGTAGCTGAGCAGTATAGGAAGCAGTATTTTAGG TTAAAGAAGAGGTTGCAATTCCTTACACTGGGTATAGGCGGTGTTGGATTAGTCTCAGCTTATGTTTCGTATTCCCCTGAAATTACAGCTAG CTACGGTGTTGGGTTGCTTGGTTCTATAGTTTACATGCGTATGCTGGGGAGTAGCGTGGATTCCATGGCAGATGGAGCAAGGGGACTTCTCAA GGGAGCGATTGGGCAACCCAGGCTATTGGTTCCTGTTGTATTAGTCATGATATTTAACAGATGGAATGG GATCGTCGTTCCACAATATGGGTTTATGCACCTGGAATTGATACCAATGCTGGTGGGATTCTTCACATACAAGGTTGCTACTTTTATCCAAGCTATTGAGGAAGCACTTCCTGCAGTTGAGAAAGAGACATAA
- the LOC126583196 gene encoding heavy metal-associated isoprenylated plant protein 28-like — protein sequence MTTTIEISVHIDCPGCESKVRNALQKLKGVDNVDIDMAMQKVTITGWADQKKVLRTVRKTGRRAELWQQPPFDSEYNFDTDQYYSQQQCNGSAPQPSSSYNYYKHGYDGPSNYHAYYSQNSANSSSYGYQTTAAFSDENPHACSMM from the exons ATGACG ACGACGATAGAGATTAGTGTTCACATCGATTGCCCGGGGTGTGAGAGCAAGGTTAGAAATGCACTGCAAAAGCTAAAAG GTGTGGACAACGTTGACATAGACATGGCCATGCAAAAGGTGACGATCACTGGATGGGCTGACCAGAAGAAGGTTCTAAGGACAGTCCGGAAGACTGGTCGGAGGGCTGAGCTGTGGCAGCAACCCCCTTTTGATTCAGAATACAACTTCGATACAGACCAATATTACAGTCAACAACAATGTAATGGCTCTGCACCTCAGCCTTCCTCATCTTACAACTACTACAAGCATGGTTACGACGGTCCTTCGAATTATCATGCTTATTATTCTCAGAATTCTGCAAATTCCAGTTCTTATGGATATCAAACCACTGCGGCCTTTAGCGATGAGAACCCTCATGCTTGTTCTATGATGTGA